The Cellulomonas wangleii genome includes a region encoding these proteins:
- a CDS encoding glucuronyl esterase domain-containing protein encodes MRSTGRSKSRPAVVVAASLALAAAAVVVPHAPPAQAAPYVEVVENTGADCTFPSLPAAQSNARLPDPFKRADGTRITSKADWRCQREQTRRLAERYVYGEKPGRPATVSGSVTSSRITVNVSHGGRSTSFSANVSLPSGNGPHPAVVVYGGFGADTATIRSSGAAVISFDPYAVGKEGTGRATKQGAFYDIYGSSSQTGLLMAWAWGVSRIIDVIEASDGTILRADATGVTGCSRFGKGAIVAGAFDQRIALTMPIESGTAGVPIFRGIPGEGAQSLSSAYGEQPWFGDAFGSYTGNPNNLPVDTHQLLGLVAPRGLFIMDNPHIANLGPRSASVAALGAAEIYRALGAGGNITYWSDVADGSHCANRPEWRTPLQQNIQKFLLGTGSSQGQMRISSRAQGSLAQWVDWTTPTLTDGPGSTPTPTPTSSPTPTSSPTPTQSPTPTSSPTPTQSPTPTSSPTPTQSPTPTSSPPPTPGPGGCTATVSLNQWNGGFVATVRVTAGSSSLNGWTTTVALPGGAAVSNAWSSVSSGTSGTVRFTNAPWNGSVGAGQSTEFGFQGTGSGQGLTLTCT; translated from the coding sequence GTGAGATCCACGGGCCGCTCGAAGTCCCGCCCCGCCGTCGTCGTCGCCGCGTCGCTCGCGCTGGCTGCGGCTGCGGTCGTCGTCCCCCACGCCCCACCCGCGCAGGCCGCGCCGTACGTCGAGGTGGTCGAGAACACCGGCGCCGACTGCACGTTCCCCTCGCTCCCGGCCGCGCAGTCGAACGCACGGCTGCCCGACCCGTTCAAGCGGGCCGACGGCACCCGCATCACCAGCAAGGCGGACTGGCGCTGCCAGCGCGAGCAGACGCGACGCCTCGCGGAGCGGTACGTGTACGGCGAGAAGCCGGGCAGGCCGGCCACCGTCTCCGGGAGCGTCACCAGCTCCCGGATCACGGTGAACGTCTCGCACGGCGGCCGCTCGACCAGCTTCTCCGCGAACGTCTCGCTGCCCAGCGGCAACGGCCCGCACCCGGCTGTCGTCGTCTACGGCGGCTTCGGCGCCGACACGGCGACCATCCGCAGCTCCGGGGCGGCGGTCATCAGCTTCGATCCGTACGCCGTCGGCAAGGAGGGCACGGGCCGCGCCACCAAGCAGGGTGCGTTCTACGACATCTACGGCTCGAGCAGCCAGACGGGCCTGCTCATGGCCTGGGCGTGGGGCGTCAGTCGCATCATCGACGTCATCGAGGCGTCCGACGGGACGATCCTGCGGGCCGACGCGACGGGCGTCACCGGGTGCTCGCGCTTCGGCAAGGGCGCCATCGTGGCCGGGGCGTTCGACCAGCGCATCGCGCTGACCATGCCGATCGAGTCCGGGACGGCGGGCGTCCCGATCTTCCGCGGCATCCCGGGCGAGGGGGCGCAGTCGCTGAGCAGCGCGTACGGCGAGCAGCCGTGGTTCGGCGACGCGTTCGGGTCGTACACCGGCAACCCGAACAACCTGCCGGTCGACACCCACCAGCTCCTCGGCCTGGTCGCGCCGCGCGGGCTGTTCATCATGGACAACCCGCACATCGCCAACCTCGGACCGCGCTCGGCGAGCGTCGCCGCGCTCGGTGCGGCGGAGATCTACCGCGCCCTCGGTGCGGGCGGCAACATCACGTACTGGTCCGACGTCGCCGACGGGTCGCACTGCGCCAACCGGCCGGAGTGGCGCACGCCGTTGCAGCAGAACATCCAGAAGTTCCTGCTCGGCACGGGCTCCTCGCAGGGCCAGATGCGGATCTCGTCACGCGCCCAGGGCAGCCTCGCGCAGTGGGTCGACTGGACGACGCCGACGCTCACGGACGGCCCCGGGTCGACCCCGACGCCCACGCCCACGTCGTCACCGACGCCCACGTCGTCACCCACGCCCACCCAGTCGCCCACGCCCACGTCGTCACCCACGCCCACCCAGTCGCCCACGCCCACGTCGTCACCCACGCCCACCCAGTCGCCCACGCCCACGTCGTCACCGCCGCCGACGCCCGGGCCCGGCGGCTGCACCGCGACCGTCTCGCTCAACCAGTGGAACGGCGGGTTCGTCGCGACGGTGAGGGTGACGGCAGGGTCGTCGTCCCTCAACGGCTGGACGACCACCGTCGCCCTGCCCGGTGGCGCCGCCGTCAGCAACGCGTGGAGCTCGGTGAGCAGCGGCACGAGCGGCACCGTCCGGTTCACGAACGCACCGTGGAACGGCTCGGTGGGCGCGGGCCAGAGCACCGAGTTCGGCTTCCAGGGCACGGGCTCGGGCCAGGGCCTGACGCTCACCTGCACCTGA
- a CDS encoding NAD(P)/FAD-dependent oxidoreductase — protein sequence MTPPRHRVLVVGGGNAGVSLAAKLLRGGCPDVGLVEPSPTHHYRPLLSYVAGGAATLDDLRRPQADVVPDGVHWHQDSVVAVDPDASVVHLAGGGELAYRDLVLCPGSRVDWDAVPGLRVACATPHASTSYLPEHAPQAWDMLSGLTSGRAVFVVSDRHVPCSPVGLKPLFLAADHWRSTGVLGDVTIDLVVEGSRLAGTARADQELRAAADDYGVRVRTGTVAERVDPAARTVHLRSADGTAAPDGTTLGYDALFVAPPHRAPGWVTTSGLAAEGTDGFVDVDPLTLQHRTHPRVWALGDVATVDTSPSGGALRKQVPVVAHNIPAHLVGAPLRHYDGYTVAPVTTSRHELLLAEHDREGHAEPTIPFPDLVRPRRSLYLFDRYVEPQVYWHRLLRGKVS from the coding sequence ATGACCCCTCCCCGTCATCGTGTCCTCGTCGTCGGGGGCGGCAACGCCGGGGTCTCGCTCGCGGCCAAGCTGCTGCGCGGCGGCTGCCCGGACGTGGGGCTCGTCGAACCGAGCCCCACCCACCACTACCGGCCGCTGCTGTCGTACGTCGCCGGCGGAGCCGCCACCCTCGACGACCTGCGGCGCCCGCAGGCCGACGTCGTACCGGACGGTGTGCACTGGCACCAGGACAGCGTCGTCGCGGTCGACCCGGACGCGTCGGTGGTGCACCTGGCCGGCGGCGGCGAGCTGGCGTACAGGGACCTCGTCCTGTGCCCGGGGTCGCGGGTCGACTGGGACGCGGTGCCCGGTCTGCGCGTGGCGTGCGCGACGCCGCACGCCTCGACCAGCTACCTGCCGGAGCACGCCCCGCAGGCGTGGGACATGCTGTCGGGGCTGACGTCGGGGCGTGCCGTGTTCGTCGTCTCCGACCGCCACGTGCCGTGCTCGCCGGTGGGCCTCAAGCCCTTGTTCCTGGCGGCGGACCACTGGCGCAGCACCGGGGTGCTGGGCGACGTCACGATCGACCTCGTCGTCGAGGGGTCGCGGCTGGCCGGCACCGCGCGCGCCGACCAGGAGCTGCGCGCCGCCGCCGACGACTACGGGGTGCGGGTGCGCACCGGGACCGTCGCGGAGCGGGTCGACCCCGCGGCGCGCACGGTGCACCTGCGGTCGGCGGACGGCACGGCCGCTCCCGACGGGACCACCCTCGGGTACGACGCGCTGTTCGTCGCCCCGCCGCACCGGGCACCGGGATGGGTCACGACGAGCGGCCTGGCCGCCGAGGGGACGGACGGGTTCGTCGACGTCGACCCGCTGACCCTGCAGCACCGCACCCACCCGCGCGTGTGGGCGCTGGGGGACGTCGCCACGGTCGACACGTCGCCGTCCGGCGGTGCGCTGCGCAAGCAGGTGCCGGTGGTGGCGCACAACATCCCCGCGCACCTGGTCGGCGCCCCGCTGCGGCACTACGACGGGTACACGGTGGCGCCCGTGACGACGTCGCGGCACGAGCTGCTGCTGGCCGAGCACGACCGTGAGGGCCACGCCGAGCCGACCATCCCGTTCCCCGACCTGGTGCGGCCACGCCGGTCGCTGTACCTGTTCGACCGGTACGTCGAGCCGCAGGTGTACTGGCACCGGCTGCTGCGGGGCAAGGTCTCCTGA
- the ggt gene encoding gamma-glutamyltransferase produces MRTSTLARPLVVAAASLALAAGALPAAAAPPDPGSTSEGAVADVGGDEVDGDQVDGAQVDGRGRPGRPGKPGPGKPGPHRPPAKVPVAVGSGGAVATVDPDATRVGLEVLRRGGNAVDAAVAAAATLGVTEPYSAGIGGGGFLVVHDAATGTVQTLDGRETAPAAMGPDAFVENGTAIPFDQAVTSGLSVGVPGTPATWQAALDTWGTLSLRDALAGATRVAEKGFVVDRTFVEQTAANADRFAAFPSTAALYLPGGAPPRVGSVLRNPDLARTYRLLARDGVDALYTGPLAQEIVDTVQAPPVAPGSTRVVRPGLLETSDLAAYDVVPRDPTHVTYRGLDVYGMAPPSSGGSTVGEALNILETVDLGALDDTQALHRYIEASSLAFADRNRYVGDPAFVDVPLEELLSDGFAAERACLIDPTAALPKPIAPGVPDGTYEGCEAGTDPGVESPEGTSTTHLTTADRWGNVVAYTLTIESTGGNGIVVPGRGFLLNNELTDFSFTDTQGGSDPNLPGPGKRPRSSMAPTIVLRDGRPFLALGSPGGATIITTVLQTLVNRIDLGMPLDQAVAAPRATPRNGTSIQAEPGFPRTGLEALGHTFADTPEIGAATAIEVLDGGRLLSVAEPVRRGGGSAGVVRPQG; encoded by the coding sequence ATGCGCACGTCCACGCTCGCTCGTCCGCTCGTCGTCGCCGCCGCGTCGCTGGCGCTGGCCGCGGGGGCGCTGCCCGCGGCCGCGGCGCCGCCGGATCCCGGCTCGACGTCCGAGGGCGCCGTGGCGGACGTGGGTGGCGACGAGGTCGACGGCGACCAGGTGGACGGTGCCCAGGTGGACGGCCGAGGCCGTCCGGGGCGTCCCGGGAAGCCTGGGCCGGGCAAGCCCGGTCCGCACCGCCCTCCCGCCAAGGTCCCGGTCGCCGTGGGCAGCGGCGGCGCGGTCGCCACGGTCGACCCCGACGCGACCCGGGTCGGGCTCGAGGTGCTGCGCCGGGGCGGCAACGCGGTCGACGCCGCCGTGGCCGCGGCCGCGACGCTGGGCGTGACCGAGCCGTACTCGGCCGGCATCGGCGGCGGCGGCTTCCTCGTCGTCCACGACGCCGCGACGGGCACGGTGCAGACGCTCGACGGCCGCGAGACCGCCCCGGCCGCCATGGGCCCCGACGCGTTCGTCGAGAACGGCACCGCGATCCCGTTCGACCAGGCGGTGACGTCCGGCCTGTCCGTCGGGGTCCCGGGGACGCCGGCGACGTGGCAGGCCGCGCTGGACACGTGGGGCACGCTCAGCCTGCGCGACGCGCTGGCCGGTGCCACGCGCGTCGCGGAGAAGGGGTTCGTCGTCGACCGGACGTTCGTCGAGCAGACCGCGGCGAACGCCGACCGGTTCGCCGCCTTCCCGTCGACCGCCGCGCTCTACCTGCCCGGTGGCGCCCCGCCGCGCGTCGGGTCGGTGCTGCGCAACCCCGACCTGGCACGCACGTACCGGCTGCTCGCACGCGACGGCGTCGACGCGCTGTACACCGGGCCGCTGGCGCAGGAGATCGTCGACACGGTGCAGGCGCCGCCGGTCGCCCCGGGCAGCACGCGCGTCGTGCGGCCGGGGCTGCTGGAGACGTCCGACCTGGCCGCGTACGACGTCGTGCCGCGCGACCCCACGCACGTCACGTACCGCGGGCTCGACGTGTACGGCATGGCACCGCCGTCGTCCGGCGGGTCCACCGTCGGCGAGGCGCTGAACATCCTCGAGACCGTGGACCTCGGCGCCCTCGACGACACCCAGGCGCTGCACCGGTACATCGAGGCGTCGTCGCTCGCGTTCGCCGACCGCAACCGGTACGTGGGCGACCCGGCGTTCGTCGACGTGCCGCTCGAGGAGCTGCTGTCCGACGGCTTCGCCGCCGAGCGCGCCTGCCTGATCGACCCGACGGCGGCCCTGCCCAAGCCGATCGCGCCCGGCGTCCCGGACGGGACCTACGAGGGCTGCGAGGCCGGCACCGACCCCGGCGTCGAGTCGCCCGAGGGCACCTCGACCACGCACCTCACCACGGCCGACCGCTGGGGCAACGTCGTGGCGTACACGCTGACCATCGAGTCCACCGGCGGCAACGGGATCGTCGTGCCCGGGCGCGGCTTCCTGCTGAACAACGAGCTCACGGACTTCAGCTTCACGGACACGCAGGGCGGGTCCGACCCGAACCTGCCCGGCCCGGGCAAGCGCCCGCGGTCGTCCATGGCGCCGACGATCGTCCTGCGGGACGGGCGGCCGTTCCTCGCCCTCGGCTCCCCCGGCGGCGCGACCATCATCACCACGGTGCTGCAGACGCTGGTCAACCGGATCGACCTCGGCATGCCGCTCGACCAGGCCGTGGCCGCGCCGCGTGCGACACCGCGCAACGGGACGTCGATCCAGGCCGAGCCGGGGTTCCCGCGCACCGGCCTGGAGGCGCTGGGCCACACCTTCGCCGACACCCCGGAGATCGGGGCGGCCACCGCGATCGAGGTCCTCGACGGGGGCAGGCTGCTGTCGGTCGCGGAGCCCGTGCGGCGCGGGGGAGGCAGCGCGGGGGTCGTGCGGCCGCAGGGCTGA
- a CDS encoding HAD-IIB family hydrolase encodes MTYELALFDLDDTLAPSKSKVHPQIVDMIVALTRVAQVGIISGGRFEQFDAQLLSSIDDAAALSRLHVLPTCGTRYLVHDGSAWTEVYSEPLTEDESARAAAAVEKSARELGLWEESTWGDRIELRGSQVTFSALGQEAPVDAKAAWDPDGAKKEKLRAAVAEQLPDLEVRSGGSTSVDITRKGIDKAYGVNRLLARLGLEPTQAVFFGDRLDEGGNDYPVISTGVPCIAVEGWEDTPAKVRAALPEAFA; translated from the coding sequence ATGACCTACGAGCTCGCGCTCTTCGACCTGGACGACACCCTCGCGCCGTCGAAGAGCAAGGTGCACCCGCAGATCGTCGACATGATCGTCGCGCTCACGCGCGTCGCGCAGGTCGGCATCATCTCCGGCGGCCGGTTCGAGCAGTTCGACGCCCAGCTGCTGTCGTCGATCGACGACGCCGCGGCCCTCTCCCGGCTGCACGTGCTGCCGACCTGCGGCACGCGCTACCTCGTGCACGACGGCTCCGCGTGGACCGAGGTCTACAGCGAGCCGCTGACCGAGGACGAGTCCGCCCGCGCCGCCGCCGCCGTCGAGAAGTCGGCGCGCGAGCTGGGGCTGTGGGAGGAGAGCACCTGGGGTGACCGCATCGAGCTGCGCGGCAGCCAGGTGACGTTCTCGGCCCTCGGCCAGGAGGCCCCGGTCGACGCGAAGGCCGCCTGGGACCCGGACGGCGCGAAGAAGGAGAAGCTGCGTGCGGCCGTCGCCGAGCAGCTGCCCGACCTCGAGGTCCGCTCCGGCGGCTCGACGTCCGTCGACATCACCCGCAAGGGCATCGACAAGGCGTACGGCGTGAACCGGCTGCTCGCGCGCCTGGGCCTGGAGCCGACGCAGGCCGTGTTCTTCGGTGACCGCCTCGACGAGGGCGGCAACGACTACCCGGTCATCTCCACCGGCGTCCCGTGCATCGCGGTGGAGGGCTGGGAGGACACCCCGGCCAAGGTCCGCGCGGCGCTGCCGGAGGCGTTCGCCTGA
- a CDS encoding Type 1 glutamine amidotransferase-like domain-containing protein, with translation MTLRQGTIVTMGGGGFSMPDVADAGSLDEHLLALARGDTPRVCFVGTAGGDAAAYVERFLAAFEGRARTSVLALFGNGPEGSIPLNRLDDVLDQDVVYVGGGSTANLLAVWRLHGLPDLLAQAASRGTVLAGISAGMNCWFEASSTDSFGPYAPLRDGLGLLPGSACPHYRGEPGRRESYLDWVASGRLPDGYAADDGVALVWRDGVLVEAVTERAGAQAVGVRRTARGVTEEPLPTRVLGA, from the coding sequence ATGACGCTGCGGCAGGGCACGATCGTGACGATGGGCGGCGGGGGCTTCTCGATGCCCGACGTCGCCGACGCCGGCTCGCTCGACGAGCACCTCCTCGCCCTCGCCCGCGGCGACACCCCCCGCGTGTGCTTCGTCGGCACCGCCGGCGGCGACGCGGCCGCGTACGTCGAGCGGTTCCTCGCCGCCTTCGAGGGCCGCGCCCGCACCTCGGTGCTGGCGCTGTTCGGCAACGGCCCCGAGGGGTCGATCCCGCTGAACCGCCTCGACGACGTGCTCGACCAGGACGTCGTGTACGTCGGCGGCGGGTCCACCGCCAACCTGCTGGCGGTGTGGCGGCTGCACGGCCTGCCGGACCTGCTCGCGCAGGCCGCGAGCCGCGGCACCGTCCTGGCAGGCATCTCGGCCGGCATGAACTGCTGGTTCGAGGCGTCGAGCACGGACTCGTTCGGACCCTACGCACCGCTGCGCGACGGCCTCGGCCTGCTGCCGGGGTCCGCGTGCCCGCACTACCGCGGGGAGCCGGGGCGGCGGGAGTCGTACCTCGACTGGGTCGCCTCGGGTCGCCTGCCGGACGGGTACGCCGCCGACGACGGCGTCGCGCTGGTGTGGCGCGACGGCGTCCTCGTGGAGGCCGTCACCGAGCGCGCGGGAGCACAGGCGGTCGGCGTCCGGCGCACGGCGCGGGGTGTCACCGAGGAGCCGCTGCCCACCCGGGTGCTCGGGGCCTGA